A genomic region of Rhodococcus pyridinivorans contains the following coding sequences:
- a CDS encoding PadR family transcriptional regulator, with protein sequence MLELAILGLLLESPMHGYELRKRLTGLLGAFRAFSYGSLYPTLRRMQADGLIEEDPGIPGPVKRRARRVYQLTPKGRERFTELVADTGPQNYTDDGFGVHLAFFGRTPAEARMRILEGRRRQVEERREALRDAIGRASGTLDRYTRQLHQLGLESSEREVRWLNELIAAEQSSAARNKEGEPDHG encoded by the coding sequence GTGCTGGAACTGGCGATACTCGGGCTCCTCCTCGAATCGCCCATGCACGGCTACGAGCTGCGCAAGCGTCTGACCGGGCTCCTCGGAGCCTTCCGCGCCTTCTCCTACGGGTCGCTCTATCCGACTCTGCGGAGAATGCAGGCGGACGGCCTCATCGAAGAGGATCCGGGAATTCCCGGTCCCGTGAAACGACGTGCCCGCCGCGTCTATCAGCTCACCCCGAAGGGTCGAGAACGCTTCACCGAGCTGGTCGCCGACACGGGACCGCAGAACTACACCGATGACGGATTCGGCGTGCACCTCGCCTTCTTCGGTCGCACTCCCGCCGAAGCGCGGATGCGAATTCTCGAAGGCAGGCGCCGCCAGGTCGAGGAGCGCAGAGAAGCGCTCCGCGATGCGATCGGACGGGCCAGCGGCACACTCGATCGTTACACCCGTCAGCTCCATCAGCTCGGCCTCGAGTCCAGCGAGCGCGAAGTGCGCTGGCTCAACGAACTCATCGCCGCCGAGCAGTCGTCAGCAGCACGCAACAAAGAAGGAGAACCCGACCATGGGTGA
- a CDS encoding phosphotransferase family protein encodes MTTLPDNARTVREEDAFDVDAVAAWLAEHAGITGVPEVRQFSGGASNLTYLLRYPDRDLVLRRPPAGAKPSSGHDMAREYRIQSMLAPVYPYVPTMIGLCTDHNVLGSDFYVMDRVPGTILRTNPPTQLDLSEADTRTLCLRIVDLLVELHGIDPESAGLSELGRGSGYVARQVAGWTSRYAKARTDNVPDFARVTEWLAARQPQDVAQTVIHGDFRLDNIVLDENDPLNPVAVLDWELATIGDPLMDLGSSLAYWVQADDDDMLLLTKRQPSDLPGMLTRQEIVEYYSERTGLPVDGWGFYEVFGLFRLAVIAQQIYYRYHHGHTSNPAFKDFWIVVGYLESRCSALIDRYEKESR; translated from the coding sequence ATGACCACACTTCCCGACAACGCCCGCACCGTTCGCGAGGAAGACGCCTTCGACGTCGACGCGGTCGCGGCCTGGCTCGCCGAGCACGCCGGCATCACCGGAGTGCCGGAGGTCCGCCAGTTCTCCGGCGGCGCATCCAACCTGACCTACCTGCTGCGCTATCCGGATCGCGATCTCGTGCTGCGCCGGCCGCCGGCCGGGGCGAAGCCGTCGTCCGGTCACGACATGGCACGCGAGTACCGCATCCAGTCGATGCTCGCACCGGTCTACCCCTACGTGCCCACCATGATCGGCCTGTGCACCGATCACAACGTGCTCGGCAGCGACTTTTACGTCATGGACCGCGTTCCCGGAACCATCCTGCGGACGAATCCGCCCACGCAACTCGACCTCTCCGAAGCGGATACCCGCACCCTGTGCCTGCGCATCGTCGATCTGCTCGTCGAACTGCACGGCATCGATCCGGAGTCCGCAGGACTGTCCGAACTGGGTCGCGGATCCGGTTACGTCGCACGGCAGGTCGCGGGCTGGACGTCGCGCTACGCCAAGGCCCGCACCGACAACGTCCCCGACTTCGCCCGTGTCACCGAGTGGTTGGCGGCTCGGCAGCCGCAGGACGTCGCGCAGACCGTGATCCACGGCGACTTCCGGCTCGACAACATCGTCCTCGACGAGAACGATCCGCTGAATCCGGTCGCGGTCCTCGACTGGGAGCTGGCCACCATCGGCGACCCCCTGATGGACCTCGGCTCGTCGCTCGCCTACTGGGTCCAGGCGGACGACGACGACATGCTGCTGCTGACGAAGCGACAGCCGTCCGATCTCCCCGGCATGCTCACTCGTCAGGAGATCGTCGAATACTATTCCGAGCGAACCGGACTGCCGGTGGACGGTTGGGGATTCTACGAGGTGTTCGGACTGTTCCGCCTCGCCGTGATCGCCCAGCAGATCTACTACCGCTATCACCACGGCCACACCTCCAATCCTGCCTTCAAGGACTTCTGGATCGTGGTCGGCTATCTCGAATCCCGTTGCAGTGCATTGATCGATCGATACGAGAAGGAGAGCCGATGA
- a CDS encoding transglycosylase domain-containing protein: protein MTSPTRSTSSRAAAAAAKKRRGRIVRYAVLVAFVLAVLVPLGIFATAYYSAEVPTPADMKTNQLARVYASDDATEITRVVPPEGNRVEVGIAQIPEHVRNAVLSAEDRNFYSNPGFSITGFARAARDNVMGKDTAGGGSTITQQYVKNVLVGSDRTLERKMRELVISTKMARQWSKDEILEAYLNTIYFGRGAYGIGAASQAYFGKPVEELSVSEGAVLAGVIQTPSSLDPEYNLPAIEERWNYVLDGMVEMKVLDPAERPDQVFPPTVPSDTLVLATEATGPEGHIRTQVLRELSAAGISEQALNTEGLRITTTIDLKAQQAAIDAARSTLSGEPGELRTAVVSIDPRSGAVRAYYGGEDGAGFDFAQAPVQTGSAFKVFGLLAALDDGIGLNARFDSSPLTVGNVRIGNVEGESCGRCTIAEALKRSLNTSFYRLMMSMSNGPQKIADAAHAAGIPLTIPGVEGQTLSENGGPPEGGIVLGQYQARVIDMASAYATIAASGVFHEPYFVQKVVTADGVVLLDRPPSPGEQRFDAAVADNATQAMMPIAAYSRGHALAGGRPSASKTGTTQLGDTGLNKDAWMVGYTPSLSTAVWMGTPDAGAITNSWGGSIYGSGLPSDIWKRTMDGALEGTPVESFPWPASIGGQAGVPKDAGIEATTAPPAPTFQLPDLSNLPPITIPAPPVDLPVPVPSQIEVFPGVTIQIPGL, encoded by the coding sequence GTGACGAGCCCGACAAGGTCGACATCCTCGCGCGCCGCCGCGGCCGCAGCGAAGAAGCGCAGGGGACGCATCGTTCGCTACGCCGTACTCGTCGCGTTCGTTCTCGCCGTGCTCGTCCCGCTCGGGATCTTCGCCACCGCCTACTACTCGGCGGAGGTGCCGACCCCGGCGGACATGAAGACGAACCAGCTCGCGCGGGTCTACGCATCCGACGACGCCACCGAGATCACCCGGGTGGTCCCGCCGGAGGGCAACCGTGTCGAGGTCGGGATCGCGCAGATCCCCGAGCACGTCCGCAACGCCGTGCTGTCGGCGGAGGACCGCAACTTCTACAGCAACCCGGGCTTCTCGATCACCGGTTTCGCACGCGCAGCCCGCGACAACGTCATGGGCAAGGACACCGCCGGCGGCGGTTCCACGATCACGCAGCAGTACGTCAAGAACGTGCTCGTCGGCTCCGATCGCACGCTCGAACGCAAGATGCGCGAACTCGTCATCTCCACCAAGATGGCGCGGCAGTGGTCGAAGGACGAGATCCTCGAGGCGTACCTCAACACCATCTACTTCGGTCGCGGCGCCTACGGCATCGGCGCGGCGTCCCAGGCGTACTTCGGCAAGCCTGTCGAGGAACTGTCGGTCTCTGAGGGCGCCGTCCTGGCCGGGGTGATCCAGACACCGTCGTCGCTCGACCCCGAGTACAACCTGCCTGCCATCGAGGAGCGCTGGAACTACGTGCTCGACGGCATGGTCGAGATGAAGGTCCTCGACCCGGCCGAGCGGCCGGACCAGGTGTTCCCCCCGACGGTGCCGTCGGACACCCTCGTGCTGGCCACCGAGGCGACCGGACCGGAAGGTCACATCCGTACCCAGGTGCTGCGTGAGCTGTCCGCGGCGGGGATCAGCGAACAGGCCCTCAACACCGAAGGTCTGCGCATCACTACCACCATCGACCTGAAGGCCCAGCAGGCGGCGATCGACGCCGCTCGGTCCACGCTGTCCGGCGAACCCGGGGAACTGCGCACCGCCGTGGTCTCGATCGATCCCCGCTCCGGTGCCGTGCGCGCCTACTACGGCGGTGAGGACGGTGCCGGTTTCGACTTCGCACAGGCCCCCGTCCAGACGGGTTCGGCGTTCAAGGTGTTCGGCCTGCTCGCCGCGCTCGACGACGGGATCGGCCTCAACGCGCGTTTCGACAGCTCCCCGCTCACGGTGGGCAATGTCCGCATCGGCAACGTCGAGGGTGAGTCGTGCGGACGTTGCACGATCGCCGAGGCGCTCAAGCGGTCGCTGAACACGAGCTTCTACCGGCTCATGATGTCCATGTCGAACGGCCCGCAGAAGATCGCCGACGCCGCGCATGCGGCGGGGATCCCGCTGACGATCCCCGGGGTCGAGGGGCAGACGCTGAGCGAGAACGGCGGTCCGCCGGAGGGCGGCATCGTCCTCGGCCAGTACCAGGCACGGGTCATCGACATGGCTTCCGCCTACGCGACGATCGCCGCGTCCGGTGTCTTCCACGAGCCGTACTTCGTGCAGAAGGTCGTCACGGCCGACGGTGTCGTGCTCCTCGATCGTCCGCCGTCACCCGGCGAGCAGCGCTTCGACGCCGCGGTCGCCGACAACGCAACCCAGGCCATGATGCCGATCGCCGCATACTCGCGCGGGCACGCGCTCGCCGGTGGCCGGCCGTCGGCGTCGAAGACCGGCACTACGCAGCTCGGCGACACCGGGTTGAACAAGGACGCCTGGATGGTCGGGTACACGCCGTCGCTGTCGACGGCCGTGTGGATGGGCACCCCCGACGCCGGGGCGATCACCAACAGCTGGGGCGGGTCGATCTACGGTTCCGGACTGCCGTCGGACATCTGGAAGAGAACGATGGACGGCGCCCTCGAAGGCACGCCAGTCGAGAGCTTCCCGTGGCCGGCGTCGATCGGTGGTCAGGCGGGTGTCCCGAAGGACGCCGGCATCGAGGCCACCACCGCTCCCCCGGCGCCGACCTTCCAGCTGCCCGACCTGTCGAACCTGCCGCCGATCACGATTCCCGCGCCCCCGGTCGATCTGCCTGTCCCCGTGCCTTCGCAGATCGAGGTGTTCCCCGGCGTGACGATCCAGATCCCCGGCTTGTAG
- a CDS encoding TetR/AcrR family transcriptional regulator, with translation MSTPRQEASKGRRRLPPEERRRQLVAIGLQELSTRPIHALSIDRVAEIAGISRGLLFRYFPTKQDFYVAVVGAASRRLLRAADPDPDEQDPLRAVLHPFVSFIDRHGDNYQTFFHSGVGSDPQIRDIHDSMRDTMVERVVAALGCDDTPVTRMRLRAWWAFVESLAIDRFREGTPSVDEVVDCSAALLPTVLAGP, from the coding sequence GTGAGCACCCCGCGACAAGAGGCGTCCAAAGGACGGCGTCGCCTGCCACCCGAGGAACGTCGCCGGCAACTCGTGGCGATCGGGCTGCAGGAGCTGTCGACGCGCCCGATCCACGCCCTGTCGATCGACCGCGTCGCCGAGATCGCCGGCATCTCCCGCGGCCTGCTGTTCCGCTACTTCCCCACGAAGCAGGACTTCTACGTCGCCGTCGTCGGCGCCGCATCACGCCGGTTGCTCCGCGCGGCGGATCCCGATCCGGACGAGCAGGATCCCCTCCGGGCGGTGCTGCACCCGTTCGTGTCGTTCATCGACCGCCACGGCGACAACTACCAGACGTTCTTCCACAGCGGCGTCGGCTCCGACCCTCAGATCCGCGACATCCACGACTCGATGCGCGACACCATGGTCGAGCGGGTCGTCGCGGCGCTGGGCTGCGATGACACCCCCGTCACCCGCATGCGGCTGCGGGCGTGGTGGGCGTTCGTGGAGTCGCTGGCCATCGACCGGTTCCGCGAAGGCACACCGAGCGTCGACGAGGTCGTCGACTGTTCGGCCGCGCTGCTGCCGACGGTGCTGGCCGGGCCGTAG
- a CDS encoding acyl-CoA dehydrogenase family protein, with product MDFAQSERSRDYLERLRAFIVAEVTPVEQRLRAERRTPGEGRRDIDAAERWAVSPEFRELQRKARAEGLWNLFLPDAELGAGLSNIEYAPLAEEMGRSQFASAVFNCDAPDTGNMEVLYHYGSEAQKEQWLRPLLDGEIRSAFCMTEPEVASSDATNMAATAVVEGDEIVLNGRKWWSTGVGHPDCKVLIFMGLTDPEAHKYQRHSMVLVPFDTPGVKVERMLPTMGFFDEPGGHGEVSFTDVRLPLDAVIAGPGRGFEIAQGRLGPGRIHHCMRLVGLAEHTLELACRRGLERTAFGKPIINLGGNRERIADARIAINQLRLLVLHAAWLLDTQGLAGARSAVSEIKVVAPRVTQQIVDFAIQIHGGGGLSDDFPLAGAWTAARALRLADGPDEVHQGLVARFELGKYA from the coding sequence ATGGATTTCGCACAGTCCGAGCGCAGTCGCGACTATCTCGAACGCCTCCGAGCGTTCATCGTCGCCGAGGTCACGCCCGTCGAACAGCGACTGCGGGCCGAGCGACGCACCCCGGGCGAGGGACGACGCGACATCGACGCCGCCGAGAGGTGGGCCGTCTCCCCCGAATTCCGCGAGCTGCAGCGCAAGGCCCGCGCCGAGGGCCTGTGGAACCTCTTCCTGCCCGACGCCGAACTCGGTGCCGGACTGTCGAACATCGAATACGCCCCGCTCGCCGAGGAGATGGGCCGCTCGCAGTTCGCCTCCGCGGTGTTCAACTGCGACGCCCCCGACACCGGCAACATGGAGGTCCTCTACCACTACGGCAGCGAGGCGCAGAAGGAACAGTGGCTGCGCCCGCTCCTCGACGGTGAGATCCGTTCGGCCTTCTGCATGACCGAACCCGAGGTCGCGTCGTCGGACGCGACGAACATGGCCGCGACCGCCGTGGTCGAGGGCGACGAGATCGTGCTCAACGGCCGTAAGTGGTGGAGCACCGGCGTCGGCCATCCCGACTGCAAGGTGCTCATCTTCATGGGCCTGACCGATCCGGAAGCCCACAAGTACCAGCGACATTCGATGGTCCTCGTGCCCTTCGACACCCCCGGCGTGAAGGTCGAACGCATGCTCCCGACGATGGGCTTCTTCGACGAGCCCGGCGGCCACGGCGAGGTGTCGTTCACCGACGTGCGACTGCCGCTCGATGCCGTCATCGCCGGTCCCGGACGAGGATTCGAGATCGCCCAGGGCCGGCTCGGTCCCGGCCGCATCCACCACTGCATGCGCCTCGTCGGGCTGGCCGAGCACACCCTCGAACTCGCGTGTCGCCGCGGCCTCGAGCGCACCGCCTTCGGCAAGCCGATCATCAACCTCGGTGGCAACCGCGAACGCATCGCCGACGCCCGTATCGCGATCAACCAACTGCGGCTGCTCGTCCTGCACGCGGCCTGGCTGCTCGACACGCAGGGACTCGCCGGAGCGCGCTCGGCGGTCTCGGAGATCAAGGTCGTCGCACCGCGCGTCACCCAGCAGATCGTCGACTTCGCCATCCAGATCCACGGTGGTGGCGGGCTTTCCGACGACTTCCCCCTCGCCGGTGCGTGGACGGCGGCGCGAGCACTGCGTCTCGCCGACGGACCCGACGAGGTGCACCAGGGGCTCGTCGCCCGGTTCGAACTCGGCAAGTACGCGTGA
- a CDS encoding SDR family oxidoreductase, giving the protein MSRPQRRNILITGASSGLGAGMAREFAARGRNLALAARRVERLEELRDELLAAYPGITVSVRALDVNKHDDVFTVFREFDEELGGLDRVIVNAGLGKGQPLGTGYFRANAQTANTNFLGALAQSEAALELMRPRGRGHVVLISSMSAVRGMPRNLTTYAASKAAVASLGEGMRADLADTDISVSTIFPGYIRSEINEKVKKVPFIVDTETGCRALAAAIEKEPAKAYVPGWPWIPLGYAMKVLPLSVIRKMA; this is encoded by the coding sequence ATGAGCCGCCCGCAGCGACGGAACATCCTCATCACCGGTGCGAGTTCCGGCCTCGGTGCCGGAATGGCGCGTGAATTCGCCGCGCGAGGAAGGAATCTCGCGCTCGCCGCTCGGCGCGTCGAACGGCTCGAGGAGCTGCGGGACGAACTGCTCGCCGCGTACCCGGGCATCACCGTGAGCGTGCGCGCTCTCGATGTGAACAAGCACGACGACGTGTTCACCGTCTTCCGCGAGTTCGACGAGGAGCTCGGTGGTCTCGATCGGGTGATCGTCAACGCCGGCCTCGGCAAGGGACAACCGCTCGGTACCGGCTACTTCCGCGCGAACGCCCAGACGGCGAACACCAACTTCCTCGGTGCACTGGCGCAGAGCGAAGCGGCCCTCGAGCTCATGCGGCCCCGTGGGCGCGGGCACGTCGTCCTCATCTCGTCCATGAGCGCGGTGCGGGGCATGCCGCGCAACCTGACGACCTACGCCGCGTCGAAGGCCGCCGTCGCCTCGCTCGGTGAGGGGATGCGGGCCGACCTCGCCGACACCGACATCTCGGTGAGCACGATCTTCCCGGGATACATCCGGTCGGAGATCAACGAGAAGGTGAAGAAGGTCCCGTTCATCGTCGACACCGAAACAGGTTGTCGCGCACTGGCGGCTGCGATCGAGAAGGAACCGGCCAAGGCGTACGTGCCGGGCTGGCCGTGGATTCCGCTCGGCTACGCGATGAAGGTGCTGCCGCTGTCGGTGATCCGGAAGATGGCGTAG
- a CDS encoding inositol-3-phosphate synthase, whose protein sequence is MGENSTAVRVAIVGVGNCASSLVQGVEYYKDADAETTVPGLMHVEFGPYHVRDVQFVAAFDVDAKKVGFDLSEAILASENNTIKIADVPPLGVPVQRGHTLDGIGKYYAETIELSDTEPVDVVQALKDAQVDVLVSYLPVGSEEADKFYAQCAIDAGVAFVNALPVFIASDPEWAQKFTDAGVPIVGDDIKSQVGATITHRVMAKLFEDRGVVLDRTYQLNVGGNMDFKNMLERERLESKKVSKTQAVTSNLNGPLAGKVHDRDVHIGPSDYVQWLDDRKWAYVRLEGRAFGDAPLNLEYKLEVWDSPNSAGIIIDAIRAAKIAKDRGIGGPILPASAYLMKSPPVQMADDSARAQLEAFIIGADA, encoded by the coding sequence ATGGGTGAGAACAGCACCGCGGTGCGCGTGGCCATTGTGGGCGTGGGGAACTGTGCCTCTTCCCTGGTCCAGGGCGTCGAGTACTACAAGGATGCGGACGCCGAGACCACCGTCCCCGGCCTGATGCACGTCGAATTCGGTCCCTACCACGTGCGCGACGTCCAGTTCGTCGCCGCGTTCGACGTGGATGCCAAGAAGGTCGGCTTCGACCTGTCCGAGGCGATCCTCGCGAGCGAGAACAACACCATCAAGATCGCCGATGTGCCGCCGCTCGGCGTGCCCGTGCAGCGCGGCCACACGCTCGACGGCATCGGCAAGTACTACGCCGAGACCATCGAGCTGTCCGACACCGAGCCCGTCGACGTGGTTCAGGCGCTCAAGGACGCCCAGGTCGACGTTCTCGTCTCCTACCTCCCCGTGGGTTCCGAAGAGGCCGACAAGTTCTACGCGCAGTGCGCCATCGACGCGGGCGTCGCCTTCGTCAACGCTCTCCCCGTGTTCATCGCCTCCGACCCCGAGTGGGCGCAGAAGTTCACCGACGCCGGTGTCCCGATCGTCGGCGACGACATCAAATCGCAGGTCGGCGCCACCATCACCCACCGCGTGATGGCAAAGCTGTTCGAGGACCGCGGTGTCGTGCTCGACCGCACGTACCAGCTCAACGTCGGCGGCAACATGGACTTCAAGAACATGCTCGAGCGCGAGCGTCTGGAGTCGAAGAAGGTCTCCAAGACCCAGGCCGTCACGTCGAACCTCAACGGCCCCCTCGCCGGCAAGGTCCACGACCGCGACGTGCACATCGGCCCCTCCGACTACGTGCAGTGGCTCGACGACCGCAAGTGGGCATACGTCCGCCTCGAGGGTCGCGCCTTCGGTGACGCCCCGCTGAACCTCGAGTACAAGCTCGAGGTCTGGGACTCTCCGAACTCGGCCGGCATCATCATCGACGCCATCCGCGCGGCGAAGATCGCCAAGGACCGCGGCATCGGCGGCCCGATCCTCCCGGCTTCGGCATACCTGATGAAGTCCCCGCCGGTCCAGATGGCCGACGATTCCGCTCGTGCCCAGCTCGAGGCGTTCATCATCGGAGCCGACGCGTAA